Genomic window (Syngnathus typhle isolate RoL2023-S1 ecotype Sweden linkage group LG19, RoL_Styp_1.0, whole genome shotgun sequence):
CTAACGTGTCCTAAAAAACGTATTCTATGTTACTGGGAATGGAAGCTTGACCCAAAACGAAAGTAAAATGAAAAGCGAGTCAGCAGTTCTTCTCAACTGTTTTTATGTATCTTTTGTCATTTCTTGCAGGTGGAAACCTTTCACCGGGCCTTGTTTCAGGAGGTTTGTGCTCGAAATGGGCTAAATTGGTCCTTTTATttacaaatatgaaaaaaagatAATGCATGTTTTTATGTCACGTCGTACTGGAGTCAGGATGAGGTGAAACATGATTTTTTAATCCCTTCCAGGCCAACAATCTTTTCTCCACTGTTATTCCCTCCAAAATCCTCCAGATGGATGCCCTTCTTCAGGTCAGAATCCTCAAGAATACGGACCGTAACATTCCTAATGTTGCACGGTGCACACCATCCTCAAAGCAATACTAAAAAGTCACGTATTCTATCAAAGCAGTCAATTGATGACTTCTTTCTTGTCAGGATGTCAGCGTGACAGACATGTCAACGCTCAAAGCTCCACTGGACATCCCCATCCCTGACCCACCCGCTCCCGATGAGGTTTGGGACACTCCTGTCATTTTTGCAGCGTGACAATAAAAGTTAATTGTTACTATGATGTCATGACAGGACACGGAGACCAGTGAAgacaaagagaagaagaaaagtcgAGTGTTCTTTACGTTTTCCATCGGACGGGGATTTGTTTGTGATGTCATGGCTCTTGAGCCCTCTGCTTGCTCCTTCCCGCAGAGCCCAAATGTGGCTTCATCAAGTCCCACGAGATGATCTTGGCACTGGCGGGCAAGTTGAAACCCGAGATCGTCGGCCTGCGAGAGACCATCGTCACTGTGAGTGAGCGGCCCGGCGACACATGCGCTTAGAAGTTGAGTCAAATGTGATGTGTGCAGGTCACATGCTGGATTCAACATCTCATCCCCAAAATCGAAGACGGAAACGACTTTGGCGTCGCCATTCAGGTACATTATAGCTTGTTCAGATTTGAACCCGACGGCCTCCTCTGATGTCAGAGTAGGGATTATTTTAATAGTTGCCCCATGCCGAGTTTTCAGTATTTCTCATTTTGTTGGCTCACAGGAGAAAATCTTGGAGAGAATCGCTGCGGTAAAGGCAAAAGTGGACGGCTTCCAGACGAGCATCAACAAGTCCGTGGCGAGATTTGGACATGTGAAAATGTGCCCGCTTGCTTTTTGTGATGGCCGCTTTGTGATTTTGTTTAGGTACTTGCTGGAGAGGGGAGACGGCGTGGCCAAAGCCTCCAAAGATACTCACGTGGTGAGTCCTTGGTAAAACTCCACGAGGGTTTGTTTTTGCAGAGCTGGACTtatctttgttttctttccaagATGGACTACCGCATGCTAGTCCACGAGAAGGACGTGGCCATCTTTTCCGACATTCGAATGATCATCCTGGACATGCGCAGCTTTTACGTGAGTCCAACAAATAAGTCCTTCTGCAAATGGTGATTTTCTTACCGCTTTCTTTTTCCTCAGATGGAACTTTTTGACATGATCAGCAAGAACATGGAGAAGGTGATCAATCCCAAAGGCGAGGAGAAGCCATCCATGTATTGAAACAGGCAAATCATGCCTGGTTTCTTTCTGGTTTCAGCTAAACTGTCCTAAATGTGGAAATAATCAATAAAACACTACCCCGTATGTTTGTGTGTACTTCATGGCACAGTTTTTATTAATTGCCAaaccaaaacttttttttttttttttacaaaagcgCCTTTCTACCTAAAAAAAACAGgtaaaacaagaacaaaaaacaacttaaaaataaaacaaaactccAACAAATGCTGGTCTTAAACATCCGGCCCCTCCCCGCCTGGAATGAGCTGTACAggaaacattaaaaaatgtttagttCCAGCCTTAATATCACAGGtgccaaactcgaggcccgggggccagatacggcctaccacatcattttgtgtggcccgcaaatccaaatttgtgtgtcactagaattgcaaattgtcttcacttttaatatcttttttttccaaatatttgactagttttaactcgtctgatttgaaaacgaattatttgtcagtttgttttgtagcttttgctgtatataatatgaggtgttcatccatttatttgggttgacagtcataatggcccttcgaaagaagctatgactaaaatgcggcccgtgaaaaaaacgagtttgacacccctgctttataaCAACGAAAAACTGATTTGTCATGCCGGGAAGTAAGTTACCATGGTGATATTGTTGCCATTGAGCAGGATCTGGTCCAATTTGGTAATCCTGCGACCCTCTGGCGTTAACTCACTAAACCACAACGTGTAAATGTACCATGAATGAACAAAAGTCCAACATAAGACTTAAAGGGTGAAAAAAAGTGACAACTTACAATTCAGTCACATCCTCGAGCACCATGTCTTAAGCAAAACAAGTTAAGCAATCAACCAGGAAACCAACATAATAAACAAGTTTGCTTTTTAGGATACTGACAAAGTCGTCGAATCCCAGCAGAGTCCCGACGATTTCTTTGTCCGTCTTCATGACAATATGGATTCGAGAACCAATGCACTTGTCCACAAGCTCTGAAAGATCATAAACATACTTCAGCAGACCTGGGCAACAAGACATTAAAATAAAAGCtcataaataaaatgatactcGCACGTGTAGGAGGGAAAACGCTTTCCAAATCGGTAAAAGCTTACTACATTGTATTCGACAAATTTTACAGCATTCAGGTTCATCTGTCCGGTATACAAAATTAGagcatattttaaaaataatcctTAAAATGTACAAACCCAAAGGGAGCAACTGGGAAGGATTCGTCGCTTGAGTTGCCGCCATGTTTGATGAAAGCACCCAGACAGAAACAATTGATCAAATATAGCCGCAAACTAGACCTTAGCAATCGAACCCGGCCAACGGTCTGCCGCCGTCAAGTATGCTCTTTGTCGGATGTGAATATAAATCTAAAATGATGTCTGTGTTTGGTTCAATTTATGTTAAACAAAAGTGTGAAGACGGAAAAAACTTCAATCAATGTGTACCACGTGACACTGCAATTTGTTGTGCCGAAAACATGACGTAAGCGTTCAATTTCAAAGAGTACAGAGTCCAAGTCAAGAGCAATTTAGCAACTACAAACACTGTGGCGGTCCCCGGTCCGTCATTTGCGACGGATATTTGGCTACTCAACacaaaatcaatcaattaaGAAATAAAACGCTATCGAGATGCACGTAAAATAATTGTAATAGTGCCCTGTGATCATCTTAATGCCTGCCTTGAGGTCGAGTGGGTGAAGCCGGAAATGCTTGTCAGGGAATTCTCTGACTGTGTTTTGTTCTCTGCGCGCTCTGACTAAGCGGAAGTGAAAGTCGACTGCGCTTGTAGTGTTTCATTTAGCTGCGGGCTGACTGGATTAAACCGAGGCGCCTTTGCTGCTGTTTACGCCCCACGAGAGGGAGCCCCGAATGGAGCGGATGGAGCCACAGGACGTGGACGAGCCACGGGGACCGGTACTCCACATCGTCGTAGTCGGTTTTCATCACAAGAAGGGTTGCCAGGTCCGTCATTCTGCTTCTGCATACCACAACATGCTAACTGCAACATTGACGACCACATGAAAGCAggcagtgatgatgatgatgacgaagaTACTGATGAATCAGCGCCATGCACCTATAACCAGCTGTTGCTATTGTTGCACAAAATAGTCCAAAAGTAGGGTTTTTAGACTGGTTTGTGGGTCAAAGTAGTGCTTCAAGTCATGGTCAGGGTTTTAAAGATTTCATGACACTAGGATTAGGGTCTGAGTTGTAGTTTTAAATTAGGGTTCAACAAGTTCAAAAATTAAAAGTCGGGTTTCAAATCCGGATGAAACCAAGGTTAAAGTTTAGAGCTTGAACTATGATTTGATTTCCAAACAGGGTAAGGATTTTGTTGCCAGTCAATCTTGCCGGTCCTGCATCATTATTTTTGCTGGTGGGAAGCCAAACCTGCTGGTTGTGCTTTGATTGAGGTTACAAACCTGTTCTTCAAATTAACACCTGTCTGTCACGTTTCTATTTTCTCTTTGGCATAACAAAAGAGAGCACACAATGATTTGGAATCATATGACTCTACCTTCTTTGTCTTCGTCCATACGAGTACACAGTTAGACATTAGCACGACTTCCCACAACTCATATTACTACTCTATTACTGTTGTAATAGAGTGGCACTTCCATTTATCACTTGGAAGAGATCGAATGTGCGAACTGAGCGATGAAATCGCAACTAATTAATTTAGAGAATCCATGGAATGgctgagttttcttttttgttgtgtcCGACATCAGGTGGAGTTTTCGTACCCACCGCTGATGCCGCAGGAGGGTCACGATAGCAACATGCTGCCCGAGGAGTGGAAGTATCTCCCGTTCCTGGCGCTGCCCGATGGAGCGCACAACTACCAGGAAGGTACGAGCGCACTGCCACACGTTTAGTTTTCACTTCTGTCTTACTCAAATTCAAAAGCAAAAAAGTCCCTCGCacataaaacgtttttttttgggggggtcctACAGACACTGTCTACTTCCACCTGCCCCCCCTCGCCGATGACACCAAGTGCGTCTATGGCGTGTCTTGCTACCGGCAAATAGAGGCCAAGGTCAGTCATTTTAGGCCCGGTTGCCACGGCGACGAGATGACACTCATCATTTCAGTGACATTGCGCCATGTGTATTTTTGATGTCGTTCCCATCCTCAGGCGCTGAAGGTCCGACAGGCTGATGTAACCCGTGAGACGGTGCAGAAGAGCGTCTGCGTGCTGAGCCGGGTGGTGAGCCGCACCGCTAGCGTTACGCTATCTCGCTAATGCTAGTGCACGTTGTTGAAAGTGGTCAAATTAGGACAGAAAATATTGAGACATTGAAATAGTGCTCCAGGACCAGAGTCCACCATCTGATGGATTGTCCCAAAAACCTTTGTCTACATcgaagttgttgtttttgcagccTCTGTTCGGTCTTCTCCAAgccaaactccagctcatcacTCACGCTTACTTTGAGGAGAAAGACTTCTCTCAAATTTCCATCCTGAAGGTGAGAAAGCATCTCCCGCTCCCGACATGTGGGTGCCACTCACCTGCTTTGGCTTTTCTTGCAGGAGCTTTACGAGCACATGAACGGCTCGTTGCGGGGCTCCGCCTTGGACGGCTCACAGGTCTTCCTCGGTACGTCCTCCTCAGACGCATATGTCCTCCTTTGCTCTTCTGCGTGTCCTCGCCGATGAGCTTTTTCGTCTCTTTGCAGGCTTGTCACCGCGAGATCTCATCCTGCACTTCAGACACAAGGTAGAAGATGAAGGGGAGCGTGCAAAATGTCGACAAAAGTGTTAGGACAATTTGGACTCAGGTTTTAGGACACCTAAGGAACATGAAATGAGAAATGGACAATTTTTTGGGCACCTGAAGTACATGAAGTGAGAAATCGGATCAAGAATTACATCACTAAGGTAAATCTTCTTCCATCTCCACAGGTTCTCATCCTCTTCAAGCTCATCCTGCTGGAGAAAAAGGTgtcactcacacatgcacactactTGCTTGTGTCGCTTGTCTGTGACTGACGACTGGTCGCCTCCGTAGGTCCTCTTCTACGTGTCGCCTGTCAGCCGACTCGTGGGAACGCTGATGGCTGTTCTGTCGTTGTTCCCAGGTGCGTTTTTCTCAAACCGCCTCGTCAGCTACAATATTCATCGTTGTGCTCACTCGCGCGTGCACAGGCATGATGGAGCACGGCCTGGTGGACTCGTCACACTACCGGCCCAAGAGCAGCGTGTCGGACGACTGCGACCCAGCGACGGGCGGCTCGGGGCCCGAGGAGTTCGAGTCCGTGTCCGCTTCGGAGCTGCGGAGCGACGGTGACGTCGAGCCCCGCCTCAAACCGCCCTCCCCCGAGTCGTCGGAGAGTGACTGGGAGACGTTGGATCCTGGCGTGTTGGACGAGGGGACGGAGGGTGGGGCACCGTCCGCGCCCATCACGATGCAGCCGCTCGGGGGGCAGGGCGGCGGCGCGCAGGGACTGCGGTCGGGTCTGGAGGAGGACCAGTACGGCATGCCGCTTGCCATCTTCACCAAAGTAAGCTCGTCAGTAAAATTCTTCTTCCTGTTGCGGTGTTCCTAATGAAGCGTCCGACCTCGAGCGCAGGGCTACCTGTGTCTCCCGTACATGGCGCTGCAGCAGCACCACCTTCTGTCGGACGTGGCGGTgcgcggtttcgtcgccggGGCGACCAACATCCTCTTCCGGCAGCAGAGGCACCTGAGCGACGCCGtggtggaggtggaggaggtgaGCGAGGACCGGAATGTTTGGCGTCACGGGGTCAAATGGCTTAAACAGCTTCCCGTAGGCTGGCGTCCACATCCATGACGGCGACCTGCGCAAAGTTCTGGGCCTGACCACGGCCGACCTGCGCTTTGCCGACTACCTGCTGAAGCACGTGATGGAGAACCGAGATGACGTTTTCCTGGATGGGACGGGCTGGGAGGGCGGCGACGAGTGGATCCGGGCACAGTTTGCCCTCTACCTCCACAGCCTGCTGGCCTCCTGCCTCCAGGAAGGTGGGAGGAGTCATAACGTTTGGCATCCGCGTGAATGATGGACCAGAAATGGCATTATGTGTCGCACGTCTTTTCTGGCAGATAACGAGAGATTGCTGGCAGATTACGGCGCCCCCTTCATTGCCAACTGGAAGGTCACGCACAACTACCGCCTGTGGCACAGCAACAAGCACGCCGCCATGGCCGCCGTAACGCCGGGGTAACGTCGTCTCCTCCTTTGTCATTCATGCTAATATAAAAGTATTGCTTTGGTGCCAATGATTTATGTAAAACAATCCTTTGCTGCCATGCAGACATCCTTTCCAGGGACAATACAGTGTCACCGACGTCAAACTGCGTCTGACACAGTGAGTCCCGCCCACTCGCAAGTCAATAGCGGCAAAGTCGCTCAAGCCAAatgttaatcttttttttttaactattttaCATCCACTATTGTGTCAAAAGTTACGCATTCGCTACTGAATGTGCAACCATTTCCAACTACTTTTTGTGCACGCGCAGCTCGGTGCACAACAGCGAGCGTGGCAAGAAGATCGGGAACGCCATGATGACCACCAGCA
Coding sequences:
- the psme2 gene encoding proteasome activator complex subunit 2; its protein translation is MPKSSALTISSENAARVETFHRALFQEANNLFSTVIPSKILQMDALLQDVSVTDMSTLKAPLDIPIPDPPAPDEDTETSEDKEKKKKPKCGFIKSHEMILALAGKLKPEIVGLRETIVTVTCWIQHLIPKIEDGNDFGVAIQEKILERIAAVKAKVDGFQTSINKYLLERGDGVAKASKDTHVMDYRMLVHEKDVAIFSDIRMIILDMRSFYMELFDMISKNMEKVINPKGEEKPSMY
- the lsm5 gene encoding U6 snRNA-associated Sm-like protein LSm5, giving the protein MAATQATNPSQLLPLELVDKCIGSRIHIVMKTDKEIVGTLLGFDDFVNMVLEDVTEFELTPEGRRITKLDQILLNGNNITMLIPGGEGPDV
- the avl9 gene encoding late secretory pathway protein AVL9 homolog — protein: MERMEPQDVDEPRGPVLHIVVVGFHHKKGCQVEFSYPPLMPQEGHDSNMLPEEWKYLPFLALPDGAHNYQEDTVYFHLPPLADDTKCVYGVSCYRQIEAKALKVRQADVTRETVQKSVCVLSRVPLFGLLQAKLQLITHAYFEEKDFSQISILKELYEHMNGSLRGSALDGSQVFLGLSPRDLILHFRHKVLILFKLILLEKKVLFYVSPVSRLVGTLMAVLSLFPGMMEHGLVDSSHYRPKSSVSDDCDPATGGSGPEEFESVSASELRSDGDVEPRLKPPSPESSESDWETLDPGVLDEGTEGGAPSAPITMQPLGGQGGGAQGLRSGLEEDQYGMPLAIFTKGYLCLPYMALQQHHLLSDVAVRGFVAGATNILFRQQRHLSDAVVEVEEAGVHIHDGDLRKVLGLTTADLRFADYLLKHVMENRDDVFLDGTGWEGGDEWIRAQFALYLHSLLASCLQEDNERLLADYGAPFIANWKVTHNYRLWHSNKHAAMAAVTPGHPFQGQYSVTDVKLRLTHSVHNSERGKKIGNAMMTTSRSVVQTGKAVGQSVGGALTSAKSAMSSWFSTLAQPAATAHPEAPADQAQS